A window of the Verrucomicrobiia bacterium genome harbors these coding sequences:
- a CDS encoding thioredoxin family protein, translating to MKKFSFALALAVVGLAVSHHASTAADAKEAWLTDYPKAQAQAKEQKKAILMDFTGSDWCPPCMQLKKTVLSSAEFTKFAAEKLVLVEVDFPENKKQSEALKKANGELEKKFKVDGYPTIIVVDAEGKELFRSEGYDGSSAKDYVAKLSKALNKK from the coding sequence ATGAAGAAATTCTCTTTTGCGTTGGCGCTGGCAGTCGTAGGGCTGGCAGTGAGTCATCATGCATCCACAGCAGCGGACGCCAAGGAAGCCTGGCTGACGGATTATCCGAAGGCGCAAGCGCAGGCTAAAGAGCAGAAGAAGGCCATCCTCATGGACTTCACCGGTTCCGACTGGTGCCCGCCGTGCATGCAGTTGAAGAAGACGGTGTTGAGCAGCGCAGAGTTCACTAAATTTGCCGCAGAAAAATTGGTGCTGGTGGAAGTGGATTTCCCTGAAAATAAAAAGCAATCTGAGGCTTTAAAAAAAGCCAATGGTGAGCTGGAGAAGAAGTTCAAGGTAGATGGATATCCCACCATCATCGTGGTGGATGCCGAGGGCAAAGAACTGTTCCGCTCGGAAGGTTATGACGGCAGTTCCGCGAAAGATTACGTGGCCAAACTGAGCAAGGCTCTGAATAAAAAGTGA
- a CDS encoding HEAT repeat domain-containing protein: MFPRLVSGLKRLAKSCFSRGGVICLLLVLVFAAAAFLFKGRRKFEPSYQSIPASVWLEMATTNSQKITDASKAFYDMGPSGAIYLGEELLSKPTKLDEWMLAHHNSIPGSLKKTLLKPHQHAKEDVILRLLQGTRHHSSFAIPMLLDWLEAQKGALNFQLVVPISSFAIHSNRVFGLGGGMFQAPLPNALVVQTASNRFQSIGIPTGGSLIIQTQMTVISPGVVTTNIIVSTHYRANSIPYQAHEILKTAEHAEPRIITQLLRPVANRSGYSSAPRFGTNLTMAALRAMPLLTQKAVAPDVDERLTAMALLKLTLPQSTTAKEIFIQALRDKDATVFEYAMVTVRPFTNDLERIIPPALEGLQRTRYMASSTMRSTEAFATLKEFVPHSPRVINGCMEILRQNPNPPDVAIVQFVGENGNTNNVDLALIGSFTNSTITLVRARAWNALGNLTGDMNAFVMEQMAWLENGSVWQSYIKLGALGEHAGRAVPKVREGLRDKEPRIVAKAAETLGRIGPAAKDALPELEALRTHPQLLVREQIEEAIRKISAESKGKASP, encoded by the coding sequence ATGTTTCCAAGGCTGGTGTCAGGGCTCAAGCGATTGGCCAAATCGTGCTTCTCCCGTGGAGGCGTCATCTGCCTTTTGCTCGTCCTCGTTTTCGCCGCCGCAGCTTTCCTCTTTAAAGGTCGGCGTAAATTCGAGCCTTCCTATCAAAGCATCCCCGCCAGCGTATGGCTGGAGATGGCCACTACCAACAGCCAGAAGATCACAGACGCGTCCAAAGCGTTCTATGATATGGGCCCATCCGGAGCGATCTATCTCGGTGAGGAACTGCTCAGCAAACCTACAAAGCTGGATGAATGGATGCTCGCGCACCACAACAGCATCCCTGGCTCTTTAAAGAAAACACTGCTCAAACCGCACCAACACGCAAAGGAAGACGTCATCCTCAGACTCTTGCAAGGTACACGCCATCACAGTTCTTTTGCGATACCGATGCTCCTCGACTGGCTGGAAGCACAAAAAGGCGCGCTCAACTTCCAACTGGTCGTGCCGATCTCGTCATTCGCCATCCACAGCAACAGAGTTTTCGGCTTGGGAGGAGGGATGTTTCAAGCCCCCCTTCCGAATGCACTCGTGGTGCAAACCGCTTCAAACCGTTTCCAGTCCATAGGCATTCCGACGGGAGGATCATTGATCATCCAGACGCAGATGACGGTGATATCACCCGGCGTGGTGACGACGAACATCATCGTCTCGACGCATTACCGGGCCAACTCCATCCCCTACCAGGCCCACGAGATATTGAAGACTGCGGAGCATGCGGAGCCGCGCATCATCACGCAATTACTCCGGCCTGTGGCGAACCGCAGCGGGTATTCATCTGCTCCGCGGTTCGGAACCAATCTCACCATGGCAGCTTTGCGGGCCATGCCCCTGTTGACACAAAAGGCGGTTGCTCCGGACGTGGACGAAAGACTGACCGCAATGGCCCTACTGAAGCTGACACTACCGCAATCAACCACCGCCAAAGAGATCTTCATCCAAGCCCTGCGAGACAAGGATGCGACAGTGTTCGAGTATGCCATGGTGACTGTCAGGCCATTCACCAATGACCTGGAGAGAATCATCCCACCAGCCTTGGAAGGCTTGCAGCGCACGCGCTACATGGCATCCAGCACCATGCGCAGTACGGAAGCCTTTGCCACGCTGAAAGAGTTCGTGCCGCACAGTCCACGCGTCATCAATGGTTGCATGGAAATATTGAGGCAAAATCCCAACCCGCCCGATGTCGCAATCGTCCAATTCGTTGGCGAGAATGGCAACACGAACAACGTTGATCTCGCTTTGATCGGCTCTTTCACCAACAGCACGATAACCCTAGTGCGGGCGAGGGCTTGGAACGCATTGGGCAATCTCACGGGGGACATGAACGCCTTCGTCATGGAACAGATGGCCTGGCTGGAAAACGGCTCAGTCTGGCAGAGCTACATCAAACTCGGCGCTTTAGGCGAGCATGCCGGGCGGGCTGTGCCAAAGGTGAGAGAAGGATTGCGGGACAAGGAACCGCGCATCGTAGCCAAAGCCGCTGAGACCCTTGGAAGGATAGGTCCTGCAGCGAAGGATGCATTGCCAGAACTGGAAGCCCTGCGAACACACCCGCAACTGCTGGTCCGTGAGCAGATCGAGGAGGCCATCCGAAAAATCTCGGCTGAATCGAAAGGCAAAGCGTCTCCCTGA
- a CDS encoding HEAT repeat domain-containing protein — MSQRLPAFFSRFSLLLRSRTGATLILLFLCAITGLSILLNRGEPEPSYQGIPASEWLAQCTTNWSKMDEVAKAFTQMGPAGAEYLGRELIHQPSKWDEWLLSHHQNIPAPFRKSLFKPRQQLITQAIQTLLLKLETNAAPAMPMLLTWLETNNTVAYHQAAVPISVFSSTNRTVQGIQLIGTNAILPGYMFKRTGPSNQYQIVSSGFGGSLLVQTQVLATARGIVSTNLILSSRYASNTLPMDVYFTLRKVGSTDPRIIPLLFRPALGQAMIGMPHDYGTNLKVAASQRIPLLVTKAASPDRVERSIALGLLKLTLPESTAAREVFIQTLNADDYPIFDFALHALTPFTNEVDRIVPLALDGIRRRPKMFDATRILHSRTPYPDFWDEPYTPLKEFARYSPKVIPGLQDILRDTRDSRPDYYIIRFLAEMDSTNDIDLNLIRSFTNSISVETRSSAWNLIGKLTGDTNAFVMAQVAYMHPGNVLTCYERLGAMGPTARIAVPKIREGLHHPEERVVTKAAETLGKIGPVAKDSLPDLEALRDHAQLSVREAVTEAIRKISGDPKLKDTP; from the coding sequence ATGTCCCAAAGGTTGCCGGCATTCTTCTCACGCTTCTCTCTTCTCCTGCGGAGCCGGACGGGTGCGACCTTGATTCTCTTGTTCCTCTGCGCCATCACTGGCCTGTCCATCCTCCTGAACCGTGGCGAGCCCGAACCATCCTACCAAGGCATCCCCGCCAGTGAATGGCTCGCACAGTGCACGACTAACTGGAGTAAAATGGACGAAGTCGCCAAGGCCTTCACCCAGATGGGACCGGCGGGCGCAGAATACTTGGGCCGTGAACTTATCCATCAACCGTCCAAATGGGATGAATGGCTGCTGTCCCACCACCAGAACATCCCGGCGCCTTTTAGAAAAAGCCTCTTCAAGCCTAGGCAGCAATTGATCACTCAGGCCATCCAGACGCTTTTACTCAAGCTGGAGACCAATGCTGCTCCGGCCATGCCCATGCTGCTTACGTGGCTGGAGACCAACAACACGGTTGCCTACCACCAGGCAGCAGTCCCCATCTCTGTGTTCTCCTCTACTAACAGAACCGTCCAAGGAATTCAGCTCATCGGCACAAATGCGATCTTACCGGGCTACATGTTCAAACGCACGGGACCGTCAAACCAGTATCAAATCGTTAGCAGCGGTTTCGGCGGTTCCCTGCTGGTGCAAACTCAAGTGCTGGCGACTGCACGAGGCATCGTCAGCACAAATCTGATCCTCTCTTCCAGGTATGCTTCCAACACCCTACCGATGGATGTATATTTCACCTTGCGAAAAGTTGGCAGTACAGATCCGCGCATCATTCCTCTGCTGTTCAGGCCCGCTTTAGGACAGGCGATGATCGGGATGCCCCATGATTATGGGACCAATCTTAAAGTTGCTGCCAGCCAGCGCATTCCCCTGCTTGTCACAAAAGCTGCCTCTCCAGACCGCGTGGAAAGAAGCATCGCACTGGGCCTGCTTAAGCTGACCTTGCCCGAATCCACAGCAGCCAGAGAAGTGTTCATCCAAACATTGAACGCCGATGATTACCCGATCTTTGATTTCGCTCTGCACGCTCTCACGCCCTTCACGAATGAAGTGGACCGTATCGTGCCGCTCGCACTGGATGGCATCAGGCGGCGGCCAAAGATGTTCGATGCAACCCGGATCTTGCACAGCCGCACACCCTATCCAGATTTTTGGGACGAGCCTTATACGCCACTGAAAGAATTCGCCCGCTACAGCCCCAAGGTCATTCCCGGCCTGCAAGACATCCTCCGGGATACCCGTGATTCACGACCAGATTACTACATCATCCGATTCCTGGCGGAGATGGACAGCACGAATGACATTGATCTCAACTTGATCCGTTCTTTCACGAACAGCATATCCGTTGAAACTCGTTCGAGTGCTTGGAACCTCATCGGCAAGCTCACGGGTGACACCAATGCTTTCGTCATGGCACAGGTAGCTTACATGCATCCCGGCAACGTGTTGACTTGCTACGAAAGACTCGGTGCGATGGGTCCCACAGCCCGGATTGCCGTCCCTAAAATTCGTGAAGGTCTGCACCACCCCGAAGAACGGGTCGTCACCAAAGCCGCTGAAACACTCGGCAAGATCGGTCCCGTGGCCAAGGACTCACTGCCTGACCTGGAAGCTCTGCGTGATCACGCACAGCTCTCAGTCCGTGAAGCGGTCACCGAAGCCATCCGCAAGATATCAGGCGATCCAAAACTGAAAGATACGCCGTGA
- a CDS encoding MBOAT family O-acyltransferase: MIFNTFAYFFCFLVPAAILYRYCGKEHRASVCIGFGAAFFVYYSIHEVGGYAGAACLGIFLWEAIFSRLYRPGSKWCLVGVIQAILILIIFKYWNFFTGLLFPGANPLHWKGAFLPLGISFFTFEFIHYAVDRYRGTAVAGRLRDYMAFILYFPTMVAGPIKRYQSFAAGLKNPATDWGLDWNRGVTRILAGLVKKFAIADLLTAFTDHLNVHDIALAERWILPVWLLAFGFKIYFDFSAYSDIAIGSARLFGITIPENFDWPYLRTNITDFWRSWHMSLYRWLVDYVFIPLGGSQVPLPAVYRNVILTMLISGLWHGAAANFLIWGLWHGLLLAIHRFWTSFRPPTDKEPSAFGRACGWVLTFGSVNLGWAFFCMDTETAWFFLNRLFIG; this comes from the coding sequence ATGATCTTCAATACATTCGCTTACTTTTTCTGTTTTCTGGTTCCAGCGGCGATTTTATATCGCTACTGTGGCAAGGAACACCGGGCGTCTGTCTGCATCGGGTTTGGAGCTGCTTTCTTTGTCTATTATTCCATCCATGAAGTAGGTGGATATGCGGGAGCGGCCTGTCTGGGGATATTCCTCTGGGAAGCAATCTTCAGCCGCCTTTACCGGCCTGGTTCGAAATGGTGTCTGGTGGGGGTGATCCAGGCGATCCTGATCTTGATCATCTTCAAGTATTGGAATTTTTTTACGGGTCTGCTGTTCCCGGGTGCCAATCCGCTTCATTGGAAAGGTGCATTCCTGCCTTTGGGCATCTCTTTTTTCACGTTTGAGTTCATCCATTATGCAGTGGACCGGTATCGAGGCACGGCGGTGGCGGGGCGTTTGCGTGATTACATGGCTTTCATCCTTTATTTCCCCACGATGGTGGCGGGGCCGATCAAGCGTTATCAATCTTTCGCAGCCGGGTTGAAAAATCCGGCCACGGATTGGGGGCTGGATTGGAATCGCGGGGTCACCCGTATTCTCGCGGGGTTGGTCAAAAAATTTGCCATCGCCGATCTGCTCACGGCGTTCACGGATCATTTGAACGTCCATGACATCGCGCTGGCGGAGAGGTGGATTCTGCCGGTATGGCTGCTGGCTTTTGGGTTTAAAATCTATTTCGATTTTTCGGCGTATTCGGACATCGCCATCGGTTCGGCAAGATTGTTTGGCATCACCATACCGGAGAATTTTGACTGGCCTTATCTGCGCACGAACATCACAGATTTCTGGCGGAGCTGGCACATGTCTCTCTATCGCTGGCTGGTGGATTATGTTTTCATTCCATTGGGCGGTTCACAGGTGCCATTGCCCGCAGTTTATCGGAATGTGATCCTGACGATGTTGATCAGCGGCTTATGGCATGGGGCAGCGGCAAATTTTCTGATCTGGGGCTTATGGCATGGGCTCTTGCTGGCGATCCATCGTTTCTGGACGAGTTTTCGACCGCCAACTGATAAGGAGCCCTCTGCTTTCGGCCGTGCGTGCGGATGGGTGTTGACGTTCGGTTCCGTGAATTTGGGCTGGGCTTTTTTCTGCATGGACACGGAAACGGCCTGGTTTTTCTTGAACCGCCTGTTCATCGGATAA
- a CDS encoding rhodanese-like domain-containing protein, with the protein MDHSPGFLKLVQEAQPRVQEITVDEAKRMLAANPRAVLMDVREDHEWQKGHAQEAVHLGKGILERDIEKNYPDVNAEIIMYCGGGYRSVLTADAAQKIGYRKVYSLIGGYKGLVNSGWSIQS; encoded by the coding sequence ATGGATCATTCACCTGGATTTTTGAAGCTGGTGCAGGAAGCGCAACCGCGTGTGCAGGAGATCACTGTAGACGAAGCCAAGCGCATGCTCGCCGCGAACCCGCGTGCCGTACTCATGGACGTGCGCGAAGATCACGAGTGGCAAAAAGGTCACGCCCAGGAAGCGGTGCATCTGGGCAAGGGCATCCTCGAGCGCGATATCGAGAAGAATTATCCGGATGTGAATGCGGAGATCATCATGTATTGCGGTGGCGGTTATCGCTCCGTGCTGACAGCAGATGCCGCGCAGAAGATCGGTTATCGCAAAGTGTATTCGCTCATCGGCGGTTATAAAGGGCTGGTCAATTCTGGATGGTCGATCCAGTCGTGA
- a CDS encoding dihydroorotase, translating into MNALLLTRGRVIDPANKIDQTADVLLVDGKVAAVGGDAASKAPQNVERIDVSGKVVCPGLIDMHVHLREPGQSAKETIETGSKAAASGGFTSVLCMPNTNPSIDTAGTVALIQDKAEKAGLVNVFVSGAITKGIAGEELAPIGALKAAGVVAITDDGHCIQNNEVMRRALEYCKMFDLPMLDHCQDYSIVTDGVMNEGYWSTALGLRGWPAAGEELIVARNIVLAELTGTPIHCQHMSSGESIRLIREAKKRGVPIIGEACPHHFILTDASIAGSEAFWKEDGKSLFTAKQGVMPSWPAYDTHFKMNPPLRTAKDREAILEGISDGTIEILGSDHAPHTDYEKETEFDYAPFGITGLENELGLCLTELYHAKRLSINDLIAKYTIAPAKLLRIKKGTLSVGADADVTVIDLDKEWMFTKEMTQSKSVNNPFYGWAMKGKQAMTIVGGKIVWRE; encoded by the coding sequence ATGAACGCGTTGCTTTTGACCCGCGGCCGGGTGATCGATCCGGCCAACAAGATTGACCAGACGGCTGATGTGTTGCTGGTGGATGGTAAAGTGGCTGCCGTAGGTGGCGATGCCGCATCCAAGGCACCTCAAAACGTGGAGCGCATCGACGTTTCCGGCAAGGTAGTCTGCCCCGGACTGATCGACATGCATGTGCATTTGCGCGAACCAGGGCAATCAGCAAAGGAAACGATTGAGACGGGTTCCAAGGCGGCGGCTTCCGGCGGCTTCACTTCGGTGTTGTGCATGCCGAACACGAATCCTTCCATCGATACGGCAGGCACTGTCGCCCTCATCCAGGATAAGGCTGAGAAGGCCGGGCTGGTAAATGTTTTTGTAAGTGGTGCGATCACGAAGGGCATCGCAGGGGAAGAGCTGGCACCGATCGGAGCTTTGAAAGCTGCCGGTGTGGTGGCGATCACGGATGACGGGCATTGCATCCAGAACAACGAGGTGATGCGCCGTGCGCTCGAGTATTGCAAGATGTTCGACCTGCCCATGCTGGATCATTGCCAGGATTACTCCATCGTGACGGACGGCGTGATGAACGAGGGCTACTGGAGCACGGCTCTCGGTTTGCGCGGATGGCCAGCGGCTGGTGAGGAATTGATTGTGGCGCGGAATATCGTGCTGGCGGAACTGACGGGGACGCCGATCCATTGCCAGCACATGAGCTCAGGGGAGAGCATCCGCCTGATCCGTGAGGCGAAGAAGCGGGGTGTGCCGATCATCGGCGAGGCTTGCCCGCATCATTTCATTTTGACGGATGCATCCATCGCAGGGAGCGAGGCTTTCTGGAAAGAAGACGGCAAGAGTCTCTTCACGGCGAAGCAAGGTGTGATGCCGTCATGGCCCGCCTACGACACGCACTTCAAGATGAATCCCCCGCTCCGCACAGCGAAGGATCGTGAAGCGATCCTCGAAGGCATCTCGGATGGAACGATCGAGATCCTCGGCAGCGATCACGCGCCGCACACGGATTACGAGAAGGAAACGGAGTTCGATTACGCGCCGTTCGGCATCACGGGCTTGGAGAATGAACTGGGCCTGTGCCTCACGGAATTGTATCACGCGAAGCGGCTGTCCATTAACGATCTGATCGCGAAATACACGATCGCTCCGGCGAAGTTGTTGCGCATCAAGAAAGGCACGCTCTCGGTGGGTGCGGATGCGGATGTGACAGTCATCGATCTGGACAAGGAATGGATGTTCACGAAGGAGATGACGCAGAGCAAATCCGTGAACAACCCGTTCTACGGCTGGGCGATGAAGGGCAAGCAGGCGATGACGATCGTGGGCGGCAAGATCGTTTGGCGGGAATAA